A region of the Sodalis ligni genome:
AACGGCGTGTTATGGGGCGGCATCATGGGGTTGGCCACTTGGTTTTTATACCGTAATGCGGGGCTGGGAGGGGTAATAATGCTGGCTATGCTGTTTAACTTTATCCTGGCGGCGTTGATGGGGGTAATGATTCCCCTCGCCATGGCACGGCTGGGGCGCAATCCGGCGGCACGCTCCAGCGTCATGATTGCTGCGATAACCGATACCGGCGGTTATTTTATTTTTTTGGGACTGGCGACCGTTTTTTTAGCGCACCAAGCATAAGAGATAATCATCCTTTTCAGTAGTGAACTGCTATTCTAAATATAAGAATCCTCAGGATATAATTATGGGCGCCAGCAAAAAGCTCTCCATTAACCATAATAATTATTGGCCCATCATTACGGCAATCGCCCTGCTTGCTTTCATAATAACCCTGTGGTGTTTGTCCATGGGCAGCACGGACCTATCCGTTTCGCCATTGTGGTTTACCACGGCGATCCTGCTGGCGGCGCTATTCTCGCTGCCGTTGCGCCGCTGGGCAGCGCTGATACTCGCCAGCGCCCTGGCCCTGACGGCCGCAAATCTCCTGGCCGGCGCCGGCCCGGCCAGCGGCCTGCCGTTAACGGCGGCCACCCTGCTGGAAGCGGTATTCGGCGCCTGGCTGTTGAAATACGCACTGGATCCGCTGGACCCTTTAAACGGCATCGTCTCCTGGCTGAAGTTTTTCTTCATCGCCGTGGTATTGGTTCCCGCCATCGCCGCCGCAACCGCCGCGCTTTTTTTTCACGTTCCCCCGGCGCGCCTGGCGCCGTTTATTATGCATTGGCTTACCGCGGAAGGGGTGGGTATTCTCGCCCTGACTCCAGTGGGAATATTGTGCCGGCGGCCGGCCTTAATCCAGATGCTCAAGCAGAAAACCTGGATTGAAATGTTCATAACGGCGTTATTTACCCTTGCCGTGAGTTATCTGGCGATAAAATTACTGCCCTTCCCATTTACCTTCGCGGCCTTGCCGCTGTTCTTCGGCGCCATACGGTTGCCGCGTTTTGAAGCCTTCTGCCTGTTTCTTATCGTCACCCTGACGCTGTTTTTCGCCCTTATAACGGGTTTCCTGCATCTCAATATTCCACAAATTATCAATCCGGGATTATTACCGCAAATGCCCTTGTTGATAATATTGATTCCCGCCCACGCCATGGCCATGGTCATGTATGCCTTTCGGGTTGAACGCAGCAATATTTTGCAAAGCGAAACCCGCTTTCGCTATGCCATGGAATATTCCGCCATCGGCATGGCATTGGTATCCCTGGAGGGAACTTGGTTACAGGTAAATAAAGCCCTGTGCCGTTTTTTGAAATACAGCCCCCGGCAGTTGGAACAGCTCAGTTTTCAGGAGATTACCCACCCGGACGATTTGACCACCGATCTCGAGCAGCTCAATGACTTGATTAACGGGGTCATTGAGAGCTATACGCTGGAAAAACGCTATATCCGCAGCGACGGTGAAATTGTCTGGGCACTGCTGGCGGTTTCACTGGTGCGCGATCAGCATGAAGTACCGCTCTATTTTATCTCCCAGATTGAAGATATTACCGAAGTTAAACACAGCGAAATTGTCAACCGCCGCTTAATGGAGCGGATTACGCTGGCGAACGAGGCCGGCGGCGTGGGCATATGGGAATGGAATATTGTTTCCGATGATATGAACTGGGATAAGCGCATGGAGGAGATCTATTCCTTGCCGCCGGGCCAGAAAGCCACCTATGACTATTGGTTGGCCTGTATCATCGACGAAGACCGGGATATGGCGCTGCAGGTTTTCTATAAAGCGATGGACGAACGCAAACCCTTCTCCTTTGAATTTCGTATCCGCGGGCCTGATCAAGAATTGCGCCATATTCGCCTGTACGCCAATGTCCTGGCGGATGAAAACGATCGGGCCGTGCGTATGCTGGGCATCAGCCTTGATTTTACCAGTGAGGCCAGGCTCACCGACGCGCTGCATGAAGAAAAGGAACGGCTGCACATTACCCTGGACTCCATCGGCGACGCGGTCATTTCGATGGATAAACAGATGTGCATCAATTTCATGAATCCAGTGGCGGAAAAAATGACCGGCTGGCTGCAAAGGGAAGCCCACGGCAAACATATCGACAGTATCATACGGCTTACCCTGGGCCATGACGGACCGGCGCTGCCGACCTTATTGCAATCACAGATCGCGTCCAGGCAAAAGGGATCTTCCCTGCAACACTCCCTGGTGCTGCACAGCCGCGGCGGGCAGTTTTTCGATATCCAGCACAACTGCACGCCGCTGAAAAATATCAGCGGTTCCATATTGGGGGCGGTGCTGGTCATTAAGGATGTCAGCGAGTCCCGTCATTTGATGCAGCAACTGAGCTACAACGCGCTGCATGATGATTTAACCGGGCTGCCTAACCGCGCCAATTTCGCACAGCATCTGGACCAGGCGCTGCATACCGCCATTGCCCAAAAAAGGCGTCATGCGCTGGTATTCATCGATTTGGATCGTTTCAAGGAAATCAACGACCGGGCCGGACATGCGGCGGGGGATGCATTGCTACTGGAGCTGGGCCTGCTGATGCAGAAAAATATCCGGCAGTACGACTGCCTGGCCAGGCTCGGCGGGGACGAATTCGGCTTGATTCTGCCCGACTGTACCCAGGCGGATGCCAAAAAACAGGTCCAGCGCATCATAGATGCCATCAACAGCTATTCATTCCATTGGGAAGATAAATTATATTCTATCGGCGGCAGCGCGGGCATCACCGTGATAACGGAAGAGAATTTCCATACCAAGGAAGTGATGACCCAGGCCGATATCGCCTGTTATACCGCTAAACACAGCGGGCGCGGACAGGTCATCCTGTTCGAGCCGGAGCTCAAGCATCCCGGACTGGTCATGCAGACGCCGGCCATCAGCCGCGACCGGATTATGGCGATGATGAAAAACGGCGAGCTGGAAATTATGGCCGGTCCGGTGGCGCCGCCGGCGACGCCGCTCGCCGTCGGTTTTTACCAGCTCTCCGTCGCGGTGGGGCCGCAGGAGCATCGTTCATTGGCTCAGGATGTCTTTTATCAGTCGGCGCAGCAGCAGGATTTGCCGCTGCTGCTGGATCATTGGCTGGTGGATCAAATTATGGAGGTTTACGGCGCCGCCATCGCGCATAAAGGCATGGCCCTGGTCATTCCCCTCTCCCTGGCGGGTCTGAAGGACCAGGCACTGCTGGACAAACTGCTGTCCCGGTCGGGTTCAGGCACCAGCCCGGGGCCAAGCCCTTAATCATCAGCGTCAGCGGCGCGGCCTTCATGGAAAACTATCCGGCCATCCAAGCGCCATTGCAACGGCTGCGCCGTCAGGGTAATCAGCTTATGCTTGATCAATTCGGCGATAATTTCAGCGCCTTTAACAAATTACCCACCGGTACCATTGATTACATTAAACTGCCGAACCGGTTTGTCCACTCCCTGCACAATAGTCAAATGGACGAGATGATGGTGACCATCATCAATGGGCATATTCATCGCCTCAACGCCCGCTCCATTGCCGGGCCGGCCCATCTGCCGGCGGTACTGGAGAAGCTGTGCCTGCTGGGTATCGATATGGCGGAGGGGGACAGCATAAGCCGCGCCATACCCTTGACCGCCATGCTCGATAGCGGCTATGCCGCCATAGGCTGATGCCGCGCTCAAGTCGTCGCCATAATGTGCCGGGGACGCTCCCCCTAATAACATTGTTCACTTTCCACCCAGCAGAATTTACCGCTCGAGGCCGTTATCCGTTGCCTGCTTTGCTACATTATTGTAAAGTTTGCCGCCTCATTGGCATGGGGAGATGATAATGTTTATCGGATTCGATTACGGTACCGCCAATTGCTCAGTGGCGGTGATGGAGGGCACCCAGCCGCGCTTGCTGCCGCTGGAAGACACCTCGCCCTATATGGCGTCTATGTTATGCTCGCCGACGAGGGATGCGGTGAGTGAATACCTGCATCGCTTCTGGCAGGTGCCCGCCGGCAGCGACGAGAACCAGCAGCTGTTGCGCCGCGCCATCAACGCCAATCGCGAGGACGATATCATCCTCACGGATCAAAGCCTGCAATTCGGCCAGCGCGCCCTGGCCAACTACATCGCCGACCCGGAAGACGTCTACTTTGTGAAATCCCCGAAGTCTTTCCTGGGCGCCAACGGTCTGAAGCCGCAGCAAATCGCCCTGTTCGAGGATTTGGTCTGCGCCATGATGTGCCATATCAAAAGGCAGGCGGAAACGGCATTATCGGCTCCTATTACCCAGGCCATGATCGGCCGGCCGGTGAACTTCCAGGGCACCGGCGGGGAAGAGTCCAACCGGCAGGCGCAGAATATTTTGCAACGCGCCGCCACGCGCGCCGGCTTTTCAGACGTCGCTTTCCAGTTTGAACCGGTGGCGGCGGGTCTTGACTTCGAAGCCACCCTGCGGGAGGAAAAAATCGTCCTGGTGGTGGATATCGGCGGGGGCACCACCGACTGCTCCTTGCTACTGATGGGACCGGAGTGGCTCAAACAGCGTGATCGCCGGGCGAGCCTGCTGGGGCACAGCGGCTGCCGGGTCGGCGGTAACGATCTGGATATCATGCTGGCGTTTAAACAGCTGACGCCGAGCATCGGTATGGGAGGCATGACCAACAAGGGACTGGCGCTGCCGGCGCTGCCCTTTTGGCAAGCGGTGGCGATAAATGATATCCCGGCGCAAAGCGAGTTTTACAGTACCGCCAACGGACGCTTTTTGCGTGAGCTGATGCTGGGGGCCGCCGACCCCGATCGCCTGAGCGGACTGCTGCAGGTTTATCGGCAGCGATTGAGCTACCGGTTGGTGCGCAGCGCCGAACAGAGCAAAATCGCCCTCTCATCCGAATCGCGCACGGTTGCCCCGCTGGATTTTATCCGCAGCGGCATAGAGGTGCCCATCAGCCAGGCGGAACTGGAGGACGCCATCCGCCAGCCCATGAACCGGATTCAGCAGCAGGTGGACGAGGTCCTGGCGCAAAGCGGCGCCCCGCGCCCGGATGTGGTCTATCTCACGGGCGGCAGCGCGCGCTCCCCTTTGCTGCGAGCGACGGTGGAACGCAGTCTGCCGGGCATTCCCCTCACCGGCGGCGATGATTTCGGTTCGGTCACCGCCGGTTTGGCGCGCTGGGCGCAGCGGCAGTTCGCCGGATAACTCCGTACCGCATGGGCTTATAGCGAGGGGCTGTCGGCGAGCATTCCCTGTTTGAGGATAAAGGCTATCAGCGTTTCCAGCCCCTCGCCGGTTTTCAGGTTGGTAAAAGCCCAGGGCCGCTGCGGCCGCATCCGGTCGGTATCTGATTTCATTACCTCCAGGGAGGCGCCCACGTAAGGGGCCAAATCGATTTTGTTTATCACCAGGAAATCCGATTTGGTAATGCCCGGACCGCCTTTGCGGGGGATTTTTTCCCCTTCGGCGACATCAATAACGTATACCGTCAGGTCCGCCAGCTCAGGGCTGAAGGTGGCGCTGAGGTTATCGCCGCCGCTTTCCACAAAAATGATGTCCAGATTGCCGAATTTCCTCGCCAGATCGTCCACCGCCGCCAGATTCATCGATGCATCTTCACGGATGGCGGTATGAGGACAGCCGCCGGTTTCCACGCCGACGATACGCTCAGCCTCCAGGGCGCCGGCTTCGGTAAGAATGCGCTGGTCTTCCTTGGTATAGATATCATTGGTGACCACCGCCAGTTGATAGCGATGGCGCAGGGATTTGCACAACGCCTCCAGCAGCGCAGTTTTACCGGATCCCACCGGACCGCCCACACCTACACGTAACGGTTGTTTGTACTGTTGCATCATCTTTTCCTAAACGTTATTCGAACAATCAGCGGTCTTGCTCCTTCAGGAACGGAACAAGCGGGAATACTGGGTTTCATGGCAGGACGATGCAATAGCCTGCAGCGGAAAGCTGCCGCCCAATTCATCGTCCTCAAGGGTCATGGCCTTGGCAAACACCTCGGGCAGGGTGGCCGAAAGAACGCGCAGCAGGCTTTGGGCTTTCTGCTGGCCGAACGGCACCAGCTTGAGTCCCGCCATCACGCTGCTTTCCAGCCAGCTATAGCCATAACCCAGCGCCAACGCCCGTAGCGGAACGCCCCATTGCCATCCGAGCCAGGCGAACCCCGCCAACTGGCATTGGCGTACCGCCGGTTGCCACGGCGGGGTGAAAGGCAGGTCCGGCCATTCGGCGATTAACCGTGCCAAGGCTTGGCCCCGCTGCTTCTCTTCGTTGCGCAGCTCGCCGGTTTCCCGGTTCGCCAGCAAAAAATCGCTCCAGCAGGCAAACCCATGGCTATCGTTTTTTTCGCAGGCGCGATATAACCGCACCAGAACCGGCCAGTCTACGCCGCCGAGAGTATCCTCGATAATCCGCTGCTGCCAGCGGACAAAATCCGTATCCGAGGCGACCCAGCCCGCCTCCACCGCGTATTCAAGCCCCTGGGAGTAGGTGAATCCCCCCACCGGCAGGCTGGGACTGATTAACTGCAGCAGGCGCAGCAGCGCCAGATCAGGCATGTCAGTGATGATGATGGCCGTGCGGCGCGCTTTGGTACGCGCCGGCCTCCGGTTCAAAGGGCGCCTGTTCAGTGCTGACCTTCGCCCCCAATCCCCGCGCCATGTCATCCAGCACGTGATCGTGCTGATATCGTACCCAGCCCTGCTCGATTTGCAGAGGCACATGGCGGTTGCCCAGGTGATAACACAGGCGCGCCAGCAGCAGCGGGTTCGTGGCGTAGGCGGTGGAGACGGTTTCCACCGCGGCGATAATGCGCACCACCTCGGCGCCGTCCTCGGTGGACAGCAGCTCGCCGCCGCGCAGGATCTGCCCCCGTGGCAGCATCAAACCGGCCTCGCGGCCGTCATCGAGCATAACCTGCGCCCGGCTTTTCAACCGGGTATCCAAATCGATGGTCAGGGTAGCGGTGGTATCATGGGCATGATCGAGACGTTTTGTTAACACTATCATCCGGGTTCTCTGGCTCTGTTAAAAGTCGGGTATAAAAAGATCGAATCAACACGGTTTGCACAGGCAATCGCCGCACTCGAAAAAACGCATCAGAACAAAAAGTACCGTTGCGCCATGGGCAAAACGCTCGCCGGCTCACACACCAGCAGCTGTCCGTCGGCGCGCACCTGATAGGTTTGCGCATCCACATCGATGGTCGGCTGCCAATGATTATGGATCATATCGGCTTTCCTGACTTGCCGGCATGTCCGCACTTCCCCTATCAGGCTGGCCAGCCCCAGGCGACCGGCCAGTCCGTTGCCGCAGGCCGCCTGGGATAAAAAGGTCATGCGGGTGGCGTGGCGGGCATTGCCCAGCGTGCCGAACATCGGCCGGTAATGCACCGGCTGCGGCGTGGGGATGGAGGCGTTGGCATCCCCCATCGGCGCCATGGCAATCATGCCGCCTTTGATGATCAAAGCGGGCTTAACGCCGAAAAACGCCGGCGACCACAGCACCAGATCCGCCAGTTTCCCCGGTTCGATTGACCCCACCTCATGGGAGATGCCATGGGTAATGGCCGGGTTGATAGTGTACTTGGCGATATAGCGTTTTACCCGGAAATTGTCGTTACGCTCGGTATCCGGCGCCAGCGGGCCGCGCTGCACCTTCATCTTGTGTGCCGCCTGCCAGGTGCGCAGGATAACCTCCCCTACCCGGCCCATGGCCTGGGAATCAGACGACAGCATGGAAAAGGCGCCCAGGTCGTGCAGGATATCTTCCGCGGCAATGGTTTCCCGGCGGATGCGCGATTCGGCAAAGGCCACGTCTTCAGCGATGCCGGCGTCCAGATGATGGCAGACCATCAGCATATCCAGATGCTCGTCGATGGTATTGACGGTATAGGGCATGGTGGGGTTGGTGGAGGACGGCAGGATATTGCCGTAGCCGCACACCCGGATGATGTCGGGCGCATGCCCGCCCCCCGCCCCTTCGGTATGGTAGGTATGAATGGTGCGATCGCCGATGGCCGCCAGGGTATCTTCCACAAACCCCGCTTCATTCAGGGTATCGGTATGGATAGCCACCTGGACGTCGTATTCATCCGCTACCCCGAGGCAGCAATTGATGGCCGCCGGCGTTGATCCCCAGTCCTCATGCAGCTTCAGGCCGATGGCGCCGGCTTCCACCTGCTCCGCCAGGGCTTCCGGCCGGGAAGCGTTGCCCTTGCCGGTAAACCCGATGTTCACCGGCAAGGCGTCCGCCGCCTGCAGCATACGCGCCAGATACCATGGCCCCGGCGTACAGGTGGTGGCATTGGTGCCGGCCGCCGGCCCGGTGCCGCCGCCGATCATGGTGGTCACACCGGAACAAATGGCTTCTTCCACCTGCTGCGGACAAATAAAATGTATATGGCTGTCGATGCCGCCGGCGGTGACGATTTTGCCTTCCGCCGCCACCACTTCGGTACCCGGACCGATGGCAATGGTCACTCCCGGCTGTATATCGGGATTGCCGGCTTTGCCGATAGCCATAATACGGCCGTCTTTAACGCCGATATCCGCCTTGACGATGCCCCAATGATCGATGATAAGCGCGTTGGTCAGCACCAGATCGGCGCAAAACGCCGAGGTCATCTGGCCTTGTCCCATGCCGTCGCGAATCACCTTGCCGCCGCCGAACTTCACCTCTTCGCCGTAAACGGTGAAATCTTTTTCCACTTCAATCCACAGTTCGGTATCCGCCAGCCGCACCCTGTCGCCCTGGGTCGGACCGAACATTTCGGCATAAGCGCGCCGTGAGATTTTGCTCATGAGGATGGCTCCAGCTTGCCCATTATCTCGCCGCGAAAACCGTATACTTCGCGCCGGCCGTCATAGGCCACCAGTTCCACGTCCCGGGACTGGCCCGGTTCGAAGCGCACCGCGGTACCGGCGGCGATGTCCAGCCGGAAACCCCGAGTCGGCCCGCGATGGAAATGCAGCGCAGGATTGACTTCAAAAAAATGGTAATGGGAACCCACCTGCACCGGCCGATCGCCGTGATTGGCCACCGTTACCGAGATTCGCGGCCGGCCGGCATTCAGGTCGATGTCACCGGAGGCGATACGCATTTCACCTGGAATCATGATAAATATCCTGTCAGATAATGGGGTCGTGAACGGTCACCAGTTTGGTTCCGTCCGGA
Encoded here:
- the yegD gene encoding molecular chaperone; this translates as MFIGFDYGTANCSVAVMEGTQPRLLPLEDTSPYMASMLCSPTRDAVSEYLHRFWQVPAGSDENQQLLRRAINANREDDIILTDQSLQFGQRALANYIADPEDVYFVKSPKSFLGANGLKPQQIALFEDLVCAMMCHIKRQAETALSAPITQAMIGRPVNFQGTGGEESNRQAQNILQRAATRAGFSDVAFQFEPVAAGLDFEATLREEKIVLVVDIGGGTTDCSLLLMGPEWLKQRDRRASLLGHSGCRVGGNDLDIMLAFKQLTPSIGMGGMTNKGLALPALPFWQAVAINDIPAQSEFYSTANGRFLRELMLGAADPDRLSGLLQVYRQRLSYRLVRSAEQSKIALSSESRTVAPLDFIRSGIEVPISQAELEDAIRQPMNRIQQQVDEVLAQSGAPRPDVVYLTGGSARSPLLRATVERSLPGIPLTGGDDFGSVTAGLARWAQRQFAG
- a CDS encoding urease subunit beta, producing MIPGEMRIASGDIDLNAGRPRISVTVANHGDRPVQVGSHYHFFEVNPALHFHRGPTRGFRLDIAAGTAVRFEPGQSRDVELVAYDGRREVYGFRGEIMGKLEPSS
- a CDS encoding urease accessory protein UreF, with the protein product MPDLALLRLLQLISPSLPVGGFTYSQGLEYAVEAGWVASDTDFVRWQQRIIEDTLGGVDWPVLVRLYRACEKNDSHGFACWSDFLLANRETGELRNEEKQRGQALARLIAEWPDLPFTPPWQPAVRQCQLAGFAWLGWQWGVPLRALALGYGYSWLESSVMAGLKLVPFGQQKAQSLLRVLSATLPEVFAKAMTLEDDELGGSFPLQAIASSCHETQYSRLFRS
- a CDS encoding diguanylate cyclase, with amino-acid sequence MGASKKLSINHNNYWPIITAIALLAFIITLWCLSMGSTDLSVSPLWFTTAILLAALFSLPLRRWAALILASALALTAANLLAGAGPASGLPLTAATLLEAVFGAWLLKYALDPLDPLNGIVSWLKFFFIAVVLVPAIAAATAALFFHVPPARLAPFIMHWLTAEGVGILALTPVGILCRRPALIQMLKQKTWIEMFITALFTLAVSYLAIKLLPFPFTFAALPLFFGAIRLPRFEAFCLFLIVTLTLFFALITGFLHLNIPQIINPGLLPQMPLLIILIPAHAMAMVMYAFRVERSNILQSETRFRYAMEYSAIGMALVSLEGTWLQVNKALCRFLKYSPRQLEQLSFQEITHPDDLTTDLEQLNDLINGVIESYTLEKRYIRSDGEIVWALLAVSLVRDQHEVPLYFISQIEDITEVKHSEIVNRRLMERITLANEAGGVGIWEWNIVSDDMNWDKRMEEIYSLPPGQKATYDYWLACIIDEDRDMALQVFYKAMDERKPFSFEFRIRGPDQELRHIRLYANVLADENDRAVRMLGISLDFTSEARLTDALHEEKERLHITLDSIGDAVISMDKQMCINFMNPVAEKMTGWLQREAHGKHIDSIIRLTLGHDGPALPTLLQSQIASRQKGSSLQHSLVLHSRGGQFFDIQHNCTPLKNISGSILGAVLVIKDVSESRHLMQQLSYNALHDDLTGLPNRANFAQHLDQALHTAIAQKRRHALVFIDLDRFKEINDRAGHAAGDALLLELGLLMQKNIRQYDCLARLGGDEFGLILPDCTQADAKKQVQRIIDAINSYSFHWEDKLYSIGGSAGITVITEENFHTKEVMTQADIACYTAKHSGRGQVILFEPELKHPGLVMQTPAISRDRIMAMMKNGELEIMAGPVAPPATPLAVGFYQLSVAVGPQEHRSLAQDVFYQSAQQQDLPLLLDHWLVDQIMEVYGAAIAHKGMALVIPLSLAGLKDQALLDKLLSRSGSGTSPGPSP
- a CDS encoding EAL domain-containing protein produces the protein MENYPAIQAPLQRLRRQGNQLMLDQFGDNFSAFNKLPTGTIDYIKLPNRFVHSLHNSQMDEMMVTIINGHIHRLNARSIAGPAHLPAVLEKLCLLGIDMAEGDSISRAIPLTAMLDSGYAAIG
- the ureE gene encoding urease accessory protein UreE, whose product is MIVLTKRLDHAHDTTATLTIDLDTRLKSRAQVMLDDGREAGLMLPRGQILRGGELLSTEDGAEVVRIIAAVETVSTAYATNPLLLARLCYHLGNRHVPLQIEQGWVRYQHDHVLDDMARGLGAKVSTEQAPFEPEAGAYQSAPHGHHHH
- the ureC gene encoding urease subunit alpha is translated as MSKISRRAYAEMFGPTQGDRVRLADTELWIEVEKDFTVYGEEVKFGGGKVIRDGMGQGQMTSAFCADLVLTNALIIDHWGIVKADIGVKDGRIMAIGKAGNPDIQPGVTIAIGPGTEVVAAEGKIVTAGGIDSHIHFICPQQVEEAICSGVTTMIGGGTGPAAGTNATTCTPGPWYLARMLQAADALPVNIGFTGKGNASRPEALAEQVEAGAIGLKLHEDWGSTPAAINCCLGVADEYDVQVAIHTDTLNEAGFVEDTLAAIGDRTIHTYHTEGAGGGHAPDIIRVCGYGNILPSSTNPTMPYTVNTIDEHLDMLMVCHHLDAGIAEDVAFAESRIRRETIAAEDILHDLGAFSMLSSDSQAMGRVGEVILRTWQAAHKMKVQRGPLAPDTERNDNFRVKRYIAKYTINPAITHGISHEVGSIEPGKLADLVLWSPAFFGVKPALIIKGGMIAMAPMGDANASIPTPQPVHYRPMFGTLGNARHATRMTFLSQAACGNGLAGRLGLASLIGEVRTCRQVRKADMIHNHWQPTIDVDAQTYQVRADGQLLVCEPASVLPMAQRYFLF
- the ureG gene encoding urease accessory protein UreG; this translates as MQQYKQPLRVGVGGPVGSGKTALLEALCKSLRHRYQLAVVTNDIYTKEDQRILTEAGALEAERIVGVETGGCPHTAIREDASMNLAAVDDLARKFGNLDIIFVESGGDNLSATFSPELADLTVYVIDVAEGEKIPRKGGPGITKSDFLVINKIDLAPYVGASLEVMKSDTDRMRPQRPWAFTNLKTGEGLETLIAFILKQGMLADSPSL